The stretch of DNA GGTGCAAGAATACTGTGCGTTGAATTTTTCTGGGACTTCTTTCATTCCGTGAATGGAAAGGCTTCCTCCAGATAGGTGGTTTATAGCTTTAATAAATTTATAAAAGTTGTCGATCCTATTTTTGGAATGAAAACTTGCGATTATTCCCTTAGAGTGTACACCCGTATCAGTTCTTCCGGATGAAAAAATTTTTACTTCTTCTTTTAGAACTATCAAAATAGAATTTTCCAATACAGATTGTACGGAAATTATTTCAGTTTGCTTTTGGAAGCCGTGGAACCTTGAGCCTTCGTATTCTAATAGAAGGGAATAAACAGGCAAAACCCTATTTTTCTCCTCCCATTTCTTCTATAACCTTTCCGTACTCGTCGTATAACTCCCTTGCCATATCTATAATTACAGAAGGTTTGGACTTGGAGGATTTTCCGGATCCGTAGAGTCTTGCAAGCATTCGTTTGGCTCGAACTAAAAGATTGAGTTGCTTTTCAGGGGTATCTCCCATCTGGTCTTTGAATTTCATCGTGAGAAATGCGTTTAAAAAAACTACTCCATCAAAGCCCCAGTTATTGTCTGAATCGGGTCCAAGCATTCCTGCTGCAGAATCGATTGGCTCAGTTCCGGATTGCATGATCTCTAAAGTCAATCCATACCATGTAGCTGCCCTTTGGTACAATATATCTCTGATTTTGTCAAAACTCATATTAGGGAAATCTGTGTTTAAATCATCAAAATACCAAGCTGCCCGAATTGCAGAAACTGCCTTTTTGGGAGTAGGTGCAACTTGAGAAGACCTGAGTTGGTAGCAATCCACTGCTAATAGATAGGACGCAGCACCAAGAACTATATTTCGATCTTCTTTAAAATTTACAGGTCCTAAAATCTTCTCTAAATAGGCTTTTCTATCTACAGCAGAATTTTTGATTTTTTCTATATCTCCCGCAGGAATTGTATTCCAGTCTTTTGGGAAGGAAGAATATAAGCAACGCGGGCATACTACAAGTGTATAATCATTTGGGTGTATTCTACCAAATTTTTTATTTTTTTCGTAAAGTCTTCTTAAATCTTGGGTTAATTTTCCCGCAATCAGTCTTCCACCACCCTGAAACATATTTTCTTTTTGGTGAATTTCTTCACAAACCGGACAGGAAGTGTTTTCTTTTGCTCGAAAAGAGGCTTTTTTTGATTGTTGAGTTGCTGGTTGCACCATAAAAAATGTCCTGATTCTTTGAAAATAGCGTAAGATTTCTGGTCAATTCGTGTCAATCTATTCTATTTTCTTTCCGATATTCTTAACAGGAACTTTGTAAATTGGTTGTAGTATTTTTTGCATTACAAATATTTATTTTATACATTAGGAAATGGTGCCATGAAAAAACTAGTATTGTTGATTTCTATTCTAATCGGAATGGAGGGGATGTTTGCTGAAGCCGTAGCAAACAAGGCTTATGTGAAAAGAATAGAACTATTGACCTACCTTCGGTTTATCGAGCCTATTGTGAAAAATTACAGAGGCAATGACAAAGACGGTAAACCTGCCGAGCTGCACGCAAAGCCGGAAATGGAAGGGGAAAGGGTAAAAAGATACAACGAGGTAAAAAAATTATACCAAGAAGGTATGATTTATTATTTTGAAGAAAATTATGTAAATGCCTATAGAAGATTTTTAGAAGCCCAGCTTGGGATGGAGCAAATCTTAGAAGAAGTCACCCAATTCTACATTGAGAAAACTGAGGAAATACTAAAAGCCTCTATTGACAGAAAAAATGAAAATAACCCGGAAGATAAAAACTTGGTAGATATTAGCGTTGAGTATAGCAATACTTCAAAAATTCGTGAAGATCAAAAGGCCAATAGAGAAGCGCCACTCACAGCTAGAATGTACAATCCAAAAGAATTTCACTATGTGGTAAATAAGTATGCGATTGAGACAAACATGGCACTCGGTTATAGATTTTTGGGGCAGGCTAAGGAAGCAAGAATTGATGCTTTGAAAGTTGAGAAAAATTTAGAGAAGCACCAAAAGTTAGAGCCTTCTCACAGAAAATACAGAATTGAAAAATATTTAGCATCCATTGTGAGATGTAGGGATTCCAGAGCTAACGCTATAAATATTTTTAAACTAAAATATCCTTACGATAACTACTATTTATTAACTGCAGACGGTAAAGACAAAGAAGGGAAGGAAGTTGTATTGGAAGGGGTAACCATGAAATTCAGAGACAACCCTTACGTGAATCCAAAAAATCTCAGCCCTGTTTATGATTTGCGAATTCCTGAAAAATATAGAAGAGACGCAACAGATATTAATGCCAGAGTTTATGACGAAGAAGTGGATGCGAGAATTAATCTAAAGTGGGATGCAAAATTAAAAAAAGAATTAATCGGGGATTCACCGACTCAGAAAAAACAAGAAGAGAAAAAAACAAATTAAACAATAAAATTGTAGCTTGATTTTTTGCTTGGTCAAATTATTGGATAAAGTATGAACAATCCGATAAAAGCTTTTAAAAGTCGTTTGGGAATGTATTCCAAGGATTATCAAAAGCTTGTATTAATGACCTATCTTCGTGCTCCTGAAATTATTCTGCGGCGACTAAAGTCAAATCTCATAAAAGGGATTTATTATAAGGCCAGGGGAAAACAACAAGAAAGTATTAGAATT from Leptospiraceae bacterium encodes:
- a CDS encoding DUF2225 domain-containing protein, whose amino-acid sequence is MVQPATQQSKKASFRAKENTSCPVCEEIHQKENMFQGGGRLIAGKLTQDLRRLYEKNKKFGRIHPNDYTLVVCPRCLYSSFPKDWNTIPAGDIEKIKNSAVDRKAYLEKILGPVNFKEDRNIVLGAASYLLAVDCYQLRSSQVAPTPKKAVSAIRAAWYFDDLNTDFPNMSFDKIRDILYQRAATWYGLTLEIMQSGTEPIDSAAGMLGPDSDNNWGFDGVVFLNAFLTMKFKDQMGDTPEKQLNLLVRAKRMLARLYGSGKSSKSKPSVIIDMARELYDEYGKVIEEMGGEK